In one window of Campylobacter hepaticus DNA:
- a CDS encoding LptA/OstA family protein produces MFARKIILFLACVSVVLGGQIEVKALNFYSDENKGESILSGNVEVIRGDDILNSEKLIIYTDKNRKPIRYEAMQNARFKIILKDKTYKGSGDKFIYNVVQDVYEINGNAYINELSSNQKLYGDKIVIDRKANIYRVESKDQKPARFVFELKDK; encoded by the coding sequence GTGTTTGCGAGAAAAATAATTTTATTTTTAGCTTGTGTAAGTGTGGTTTTAGGAGGGCAAATTGAAGTAAAAGCTTTGAATTTTTATTCAGATGAAAATAAAGGTGAAAGCATATTAAGCGGTAATGTAGAAGTGATTAGAGGTGATGATATTTTAAATTCTGAAAAATTAATTATTTATACGGATAAAAATCGCAAACCTATTCGTTATGAAGCTATGCAAAATGCTAGATTTAAGATTATTTTAAAAGATAAAACATATAAAGGAAGTGGGGATAAATTTATTTATAATGTTGTTCAAGATGTATATGAAATAAATGGAAATGCTTATATAAACGAGCTTAGCAGTAATCAAAAGCTTTATGGAGATAAAATTGTAATAGATAGAAAAGCTAATATTTATCGTGTAGAGAGTAAGGATCAAAAACCTGCTCGTTTTGTGTTTGAGCTCAAAGATAAATGA
- the yihA gene encoding ribosome biogenesis GTP-binding protein YihA/YsxC produces the protein MIIGAKFITSLVKFDKNLQSNISEVAFLGRSNVGKSSLINSLCKQKKLAKSSATPGKTQMINFFEVMCKKDEEKFNINFIDLPGFGYAKVSKNLKQIWNRNLDEFLKLRTSIKLFVHLIDARHTHLEIDMYLNDYLKSFLKLDQKILKVFTKCDKLNQSEKVKLKHEFKDCILVSNTNKIGLDSLEYAIINQILGFDK, from the coding sequence ATGATAATTGGTGCTAAATTTATTACCTCTTTGGTGAAATTTGATAAAAATTTACAATCAAATATTAGTGAAGTAGCTTTTTTAGGGCGTTCTAATGTTGGAAAAAGTTCTTTGATTAACTCTTTGTGCAAGCAAAAAAAATTAGCTAAAAGTTCAGCAACTCCTGGTAAAACTCAAATGATTAATTTTTTTGAGGTAATGTGTAAAAAAGATGAAGAAAAATTTAATATTAATTTTATTGATTTACCCGGTTTTGGATATGCAAAAGTTTCAAAAAATTTAAAGCAAATATGGAATCGTAATTTAGATGAGTTTTTAAAACTTAGAACTTCTATTAAATTATTTGTACATTTAATAGATGCAAGACATACTCATTTAGAAATTGATATGTATTTAAATGATTATTTAAAAAGTTTTTTAAAATTAGATCAAAAAATTTTAAAAGTTTTTACTAAATGCGATAAATTGAATCAAAGTGAAAAGGTTAAATTAAAACATGAATTCAAAGATTGTATTTTAGTTTCAAATACGAATAAAATAGGCCTTGATTCTTTAGAGTATGCAATAATTAATCAAATTTTAGGCTTTGATAAATGA
- the mrdA gene encoding penicillin-binding protein 2 — translation MRMRLVVFFILLFFIFLLSRVYYLSIKSNVYYEELAKQNAIKTEFLVPVRGQITDRNGTLLAINDLGFSISIEPYLSIKKSKKGILEKELSKLEDLFPDLNAKKLVDIYKKNDSYYNQDFIKVIDFIPYDEIIPYYSELNLNKIIKIDPVVKRKYPFGKLASHIIGYVGKANLQDIQENEIAKLANYTGKSGIERYYNDILQGKKGSRIYKVNALNQEVEQLSYTPPLSNDIQLSIDIELQSYLTSLFEGNAGAAIIMDINDGSILAAGSYPEYDLNPFVTGISFKEWDELSNNLDHPFTNKLINGYYPPGSVIKMGVGLSFLNSKNISPSTQYVCNGSIELGGRFFRCWNRSGHGAVDLKHAIKYSCDVYFYNGSLQVGIDQINETLSRIGFGAKTGVDLPNEFVGTLPSKEWKMQRYKQAWFQGDTLNTAIGQGNFLATPMQIARYTAQIAKGEELIPHFLKSIENNNTAMQDFSNKKEIFTLFEKSQLPYIRDAMYAVANEQGGTSYRYLHNLDIKIAAKTGTAQVVGFSQTDKNRVDEKQFQYYTRSHAWVTSYAPYSKPRYVVTVLVEHGGRTITSGLTTAKIYQKMIDLGYFK, via the coding sequence ATGAGAATGCGTTTGGTTGTTTTTTTTATACTTTTATTTTTTATATTTTTATTAAGTCGTGTTTATTATTTGAGTATAAAATCAAATGTATATTATGAAGAACTTGCTAAACAAAATGCTATAAAAACTGAATTTTTAGTACCTGTTAGGGGACAAATTACCGATAGAAATGGGACATTATTAGCTATTAATGATTTAGGTTTTAGTATTTCTATTGAGCCTTATTTGAGTATTAAAAAATCAAAAAAAGGTATTTTAGAAAAAGAATTGTCTAAACTTGAGGATTTATTTCCTGATTTAAATGCTAAAAAATTAGTTGATATTTACAAAAAAAATGATTCTTATTATAATCAAGATTTTATTAAGGTTATAGATTTTATACCTTATGATGAGATAATTCCTTATTATTCAGAGTTAAATCTTAATAAAATTATAAAAATAGATCCTGTTGTAAAAAGAAAATATCCTTTTGGTAAATTAGCTTCTCATATTATTGGTTATGTAGGAAAAGCAAATTTGCAAGATATTCAAGAAAATGAGATTGCAAAACTTGCAAATTATACTGGTAAAAGTGGTATAGAACGCTATTATAATGATATTTTACAAGGTAAAAAGGGGAGTAGAATTTATAAAGTAAATGCTTTAAATCAAGAAGTTGAGCAACTATCTTACACTCCTCCTTTATCTAATGATATACAATTAAGTATTGATATAGAGCTTCAATCTTATTTAACTTCGTTATTTGAAGGTAATGCAGGTGCTGCTATTATTATGGATATTAATGATGGATCTATTTTAGCAGCTGGAAGTTATCCTGAATATGATCTTAATCCTTTTGTAACAGGAATTTCTTTTAAAGAATGGGATGAACTTTCAAATAATCTTGATCATCCTTTTACAAATAAACTTATTAATGGATATTATCCTCCAGGTTCTGTTATAAAAATGGGAGTGGGGCTTTCTTTTTTAAATTCAAAAAATATTAGCCCATCAACTCAATATGTTTGTAATGGTAGTATAGAGCTTGGTGGTAGATTTTTTAGATGTTGGAATAGATCAGGACATGGTGCTGTAGATTTAAAACATGCTATAAAATATAGTTGTGATGTTTATTTTTATAATGGAAGTTTGCAAGTTGGAATAGATCAAATTAATGAAACCTTATCTCGTATTGGTTTTGGTGCAAAAACCGGGGTTGATTTGCCTAATGAATTTGTAGGTACCTTGCCAAGCAAAGAATGGAAAATGCAAAGGTATAAACAAGCTTGGTTTCAAGGTGATACTTTAAATACGGCTATAGGTCAGGGTAATTTTCTTGCTACTCCTATGCAAATTGCTAGATATACTGCTCAAATTGCAAAAGGTGAAGAACTTATACCGCATTTTTTAAAAAGCATAGAAAATAATAATACCGCAATGCAAGATTTTTCAAATAAAAAAGAGATTTTTACTTTATTCGAAAAGAGCCAATTGCCTTATATAAGAGATGCCATGTATGCAGTAGCTAATGAGCAAGGAGGAACGTCTTATCGCTATTTACATAATCTTGATATCAAGATCGCAGCTAAGACAGGAACAGCACAAGTAGTAGGTTTTTCTCAAACTGATAAAAATAGGGTTGATGAAAAGCAATTTCAATATTATACAAGATCACATGCTTGGGTGACTTCTTATGCACCTTATTCTAAGCCACGTTATGTAGTAACTGTATTGGTTGAGCATGGAGGTAGGACTATAACTTCAGGACTTACTACAGCAAAAATTTATCAAAAAATGATAGATTTGGGATATTTTAAATAA